The Nicotiana tabacum cultivar K326 chromosome 1, ASM71507v2, whole genome shotgun sequence genome segment TGGGAACTTATAATGGGGTAATGGTTGGAGATACCCTAAGTATAACAACACCAAGCCTATcccattattttttcttttcaaagaAATTACTATAATTTGTCTCATCTTCGTCAAGTGACCGTGATTAATTAGCATGCTTCTAATTCTACTTAATCAAGATTTTAAAATGGTTTAAGTATTACATTTTCAGTATCAGAATTGGGTCCTGAAGATTCAAGCAGGAACATAGTGGAAATAATCTTCAACTCAAGTTGGCTCAAAAAGGATAACCCAATATGCAAGATCGAACGTATACTCAAAGTCCACAACACCAAACGCACCATCCACAAATTCGAAGATTATAGGGACGCCGTGAAGCTACGCGCCACCGTTAACGTCAAGAAAAACCCCCGCTGCGCTGCCGACGGTAACGAGTTGTTAAGGTTCTACTGCACAACCCTCACGTGCTCGCTCGGTGCGAAGGGTACATCTAACTTGTGCAGCTCGGTATGTACGCCTGGCTGTGGAGTTTGTACGGTCATCCGCCATGGATTCCAAGGAAATAATAATAAGGTTTGTGGGGTTCGCACAACGGCCAGTAGTGGTAGGGCCCATGACTGCCTCGGTGGTGGAGACGGCGGACGTAGGGCGATGTTGGTTTGTCGGGTGATAGCTGGGAGAATGAAGCGCGTGGCGGAGGATGCGGCGGCGACGGAGGAGGAGAGAGGTGGTTCTGGGTCGTCGGCTGCTGGAAATTTCTATGATTCTGTAGTTGGGTATTCAGATATTTACTCGAATCTCGAGGAGTTATATGTGTTCAATCCAAGGGCAATTCTTCCTTGCTTTGTCGTGATATACAAAGCTTTGGAATCTTAGGTTTGACGTTTTTAACATTTGTACTTGAGCTATTTGTTAGGTGTAGTTCTTGTCCTTGTCTATGGAGTTATAGTATGTCTTATCATTTGCTTAACTACCTAGTTTCGTGATTATGAATTATCTTATTATGGTTTAAGTATATAAAAATGTGCCattcattttattaaaaaataaacaaaaagaatGTTACTTTGTAAATTATTAGGACATGGGAGTAAATCCTAGAAAGAACGACCAAAAGCAAAGGCAGATCTATTGAGGCACGAGGGGATGCACGCTACCTGCAAAGTTTCGACAGAcattccatgtatatatatactagtgAGATTTAGCCTGGGCTAAGCCCGGGCCCAACCCATGATTATAGAGAAAATGACTTAACTGTTGTGATGAATATCACATTATGGtagatgtctactcttcttccataattttcatctaaaatgcttaatgacatattcaatgacataatttgtatgttcaatgacatattccatgacatattttcttcactttttatgcatatataaaggccttgtaatagataggaaaacacacaattgaagaagaaaatctcttcattctctctatcactatttcttgttcatgttttactaaattgcttttatttcataacacgttatcagcacgaagctctaattttattcttaactccagctaagttgagtcatattttattgaggtatgtatcattataattattttatttatggcAGGCAGTACATATATCATATGCTTAATTCTTACAACCTAAATTTTTCTTTGCAATTTTTGATAATTTACATCATTCATGTTGTTGTtccctttttcatatttttgtttatcaTGTTGTTTTTCACACCTGACACAATACCATTAAAAAAAATGTATGCATATGTATGTAGTGTATACATTATCTAGTCACTGCAACTAATAAAACGTTAAATTCtattaacatatatatatatatatatatcaataatataaagtgaaatgaaacaatATATAGTTTCTATTTTATGGcatgaataaaatgaaatagtagattgctAACATGATATAgctttattttcatttcttttaccttaatcgatttgtttcattaattgtttattattataattatttctctaacttattcatcttttatgatagttttcactatgtcaaatttatcaaaacttgaatttgtggcacttgacatcaccgggaagaactatttatcatgggtccttgatgctgaaattcaccttgacgctaaaggtcttggaaatacgattatacaaggaaatgaagcatcaaatcaggataaagcgaagaccatgattttccttcgccaTCAtttacatgaagggttaaaaactgaatatttaacagtaaaagatccacttgaattatggattaatttgaaggatcgatatgaccacctaaaacttacggtattaccgaaagctcggtatgagtggatacatttaaggttgcaagactttaaaactgtaagtgagtataattctgctatctttaaagtaagttctctattaaaattatgtggagacactatcacagatgatgacttattggaaaaaacattttctacttttcacgcttcaaatgtggtgctacaacaacaataccgtgaaaaaggttttaagaaatattctgagttaatcacatgcctacttgtgacTGAGCAGAATAATaatctattaatgaaaaatcatgaagctcgtcccactgggtcagctccatttccggaagtgaatgctgtagcaacatatgataagtttgaaagaaaacaaaataattaccgtggtcgtggacatggtcgtaaatgtggacgtggcagggggcgaaacaattatcgtcattatggtggaaataaattggagaacaataagggttctcaaattaatcattcaaaaggtaaagctagtatgtgtcaccgatgtggtatgagaggtcattgggcacgcatttgtcgtacgccagaacattttgtcaaactttatcaagcctccctcaagaaaaagaaaataatgtggaggcacacttgacctttcaaaataataatgatgaagcaggtccctcaaataaatatgattctaaggcacatcctgcatataaagatgatgattttgaaggcctaacaaatattactcatttagaagttggagacttctttgaggatattgactgaagaatgaatcatcttactggggaatggagttataaaagttgttatgtttatgtttgcaactagtttattttttcttgagtgtattttcctaatgcatcatgtgttgctagtttctatatttctaatgtatttcttaatgttttttttgcttgtctttcatatttcttatgatgtattatttgtcttttttttatgaa includes the following:
- the LOC107763518 gene encoding uncharacterized protein LOC107763518, coding for MALFTFLPEASDTQKQPSKRRKKQQKQKQPSSWDQFKNLLSCRQIENSTDHDSSKNPTAAVYYSKLGSCSSICSFNNVVLHHGNNTRVVHRADDNNSLEDQSSMLGQETRLLSKKTSHGSTSSRFFGSSTRSNASTTSSRGMQLRKLSGCNECHMIVDPSRYPVPRSTIYACPECGEVFPKIESLEHHQAVRHAVSELGPEDSSRNIVEIIFNSSWLKKDNPICKIERILKVHNTKRTIHKFEDYRDAVKLRATVNVKKNPRCAADGNELLRFYCTTLTCSLGAKGTSNLCSSVCTPGCGVCTVIRHGFQGNNNKVCGVRTTASSGRAHDCLGGGDGGRRAMLVCRVIAGRMKRVAEDAAATEEERGGSGSSAAGNFYDSVVGYSDIYSNLEELYVFNPRAILPCFVVIYKALES